The proteins below are encoded in one region of Mangifera indica cultivar Alphonso chromosome 7, CATAS_Mindica_2.1, whole genome shotgun sequence:
- the LOC123220629 gene encoding mitogen-activated protein kinase homolog MMK1, with protein MEGGGAAAQQADTEMEEAPSDPQQPPAAPQTAGIENIPATLSHGGRFIQYNIFGNIFEVTAKYRPPIMPIGKGAYGIVCSALNSETNEHVAIKKIANAFDNKIDAKRTLREIKLLRHMDHENVVAIRDIIPPPQRESFNDVYIAYELMDTDLHQIIRSNQALSEEHCQYFLYQILRGLKYIHSANVLHRDLKPSNLLLNANCDLKICDFGLARVTSETDFMTEYVVTRWYRAPELLLNSSDYTAAIDVWSVGCIFMELMDRRPLFPGRDHVHQLRLLIELIGTPSEADIEFLNENAKRYIRQLPRFNRQSFTEKFASVHPLAIDLVEKMLTFDPRQRITVEDALAHPYLASLHDISDEPVCMSPFSFDFEQHALTEGQMKELIYQEALAFNPEYRNQ; from the exons ATGGAGGGAGGAGGTGCCGCGGCCCAGCAGGCAGACACGGAGATGGAAGAGGCCCCATCAGACCCTCAGCAGCCACCGGCGGCTCCTCAGACGGCGGGGATCGAGAACATCCCTGCAACGTTGAGTCATGGGGGACGATTTATTCAGTACAACATATTTGGGAACATATTTGAAGTGACGGCGAAGTATAGGCCGCCTATTATGCCCATCGGGAAGGGCGCATACGGCATCGTTTG TTCGGCGTTGAATTCAGAGACAAATGAGCATGTGGCAATAAAGAAGATAGCAAATGCATTTGATAATAAGATTGATGCAAAGAGGACTCTTCGTGAAATCAAGTTGCTTCGACACATGGATCATGAAAAC GTTGTTGCAATAAGGGATATAATTCCACCACCCCAACGGGAGTCGTTTAATGATGTTTATATTGCATATGAGCTGATGGATACAGACTTGCATCAGATCATTCGGTCCAATCAAGCATTATCAGAGGAACACTGCCAG TATTTCCTGTATCAGATCCTCCGTGGGCTTAAGTACATACATTCTGCAAATGTTCTGCACAGGGACTTAAAACCTAGCAATCTCCTCTTGAACGCCAACTGTGACCTaaaaatatgtgattttggACTAGCTCGTGTCACCTCTGAAACTGATTTTATGACAGAATATGTTGTTACAAGATGGTATCGTGCACCAGAGCTGCTCTTAAACTCTTCAGATTACACTGCAGCTATTGATGTATGGTCAGTGGGTTGTATTTTTATGGAGTTGATGGATCGAAGGCCATTATTCCCTGGCAGAGATCATGTGCATCAGCTTCGCTTGCTTATCGAG CTGATTGGTACTCCGTCAGAGGCTGACATAGAGTTCTTGAATGAAAACGCCAAGAGATACATTCGACAACTTCCTCGTTTTAATCGACAGTCATTCACTGAAAAGTTTGCAAGTGTTCACCCTTTAGCTATTGATCTTGTTGAGAAGATGTTAACATTTGATCCAAGACAACGGATTACAG TTGAGGATGCACTTGCACATCCTTACCTTGCATCGTTGCATGACATAAGCGACGAGCCTGTCTGCATGAGTCCCTTCAGCTTTGACTTTGAGCAGCATGCACTGACTGAGGGACAGATGAAGGAGCTGATTTACCAGGAGGCTCTTGCATTTAACCCGGAGTATCGGAACCAGTGA